A region from the Bradyrhizobium erythrophlei genome encodes:
- a CDS encoding alpha/beta hydrolase has translation MITRMLSVGFKAVVWGLAVVGLAGLALAALIATPLRQPPELVSISETARAVDRSGMPGLGRFHARDGIELAYRHYPARAPATGQAAVLVHGSSGSSVAVHALAKGLAEAGVETYAPDIRGHGASGTRGDIVYIGQLEDDLADFVAEIRKTNPTAPLTLLGHSAGGGFALRVAGSPIQNLFVRTVMLAPYLGYDAPSSRRDSGGWANPDIPRFLALSVLHRIGILCCESLPTIAFAVPANTSAILAPTYSYRLMRNFGASRDYREDLARAGKPVAVIAGAVDELMVPDRYKDAVGERAQVRLIDGVNHMGIVSDPAASSAIAEDVTKTGNGS, from the coding sequence ATGATCACCAGGATGTTGTCAGTCGGCTTCAAGGCCGTTGTCTGGGGCCTTGCCGTGGTCGGTCTTGCTGGGTTGGCGTTGGCAGCGCTGATTGCCACGCCGCTGCGGCAGCCGCCGGAGCTGGTCTCGATCTCGGAGACGGCGCGGGCCGTCGATCGCAGTGGGATGCCGGGACTGGGCCGGTTTCACGCCCGCGACGGCATCGAACTGGCGTATCGACATTACCCGGCCCGCGCGCCGGCGACCGGGCAGGCCGCCGTCCTGGTGCACGGCTCATCGGGGTCGAGCGTCGCGGTCCACGCGCTGGCGAAGGGACTCGCCGAGGCCGGCGTCGAAACCTACGCGCCCGATATTCGCGGCCATGGCGCATCCGGCACCCGCGGCGATATCGTCTATATCGGGCAGCTCGAGGACGATCTTGCGGATTTCGTCGCCGAGATTCGCAAGACTAATCCCACAGCACCACTGACCCTGCTGGGTCATTCGGCCGGTGGCGGTTTCGCGCTGCGGGTCGCAGGCTCCCCGATCCAGAACCTGTTTGTGCGCACGGTGATGCTCGCGCCCTATCTCGGCTACGACGCGCCATCCAGCCGCCGGGACTCGGGCGGCTGGGCCAACCCCGACATTCCACGTTTCCTCGCTCTTTCGGTGCTGCACCGCATCGGCATCCTCTGCTGCGAGTCATTGCCGACCATCGCTTTCGCCGTCCCTGCGAATACCAGCGCGATCCTGGCACCGACCTATTCCTATCGCCTGATGCGCAATTTCGGAGCCTCGCGCGATTATCGCGAGGATCTCGCCCGCGCCGGCAAGCCGGTCGCTGTAATCGCCGGCGCCGTCGACGAGTTGATGGTGCCCGACAGGTACAAGGATGCCGTCGGCGAACGTGCCCAGGTCAGACTGATTGACGGAGTCAATCACATGGGAATCGTCAGCGATCCCGCGGCGAGTTCCGCTATCGCCGAGGACGTAACAAAAACAGGGAACGGGTCATGA
- a CDS encoding winged helix-turn-helix domain-containing protein produces MAELDDIIHQPLRLKIMAALNALPAAAPGLEFSRLKKLTGATDGNLGAHIETLSKAGYVAVEKAFVGKKPQTTVTATAAGRGAFARHVATLQEIIAASARQA; encoded by the coding sequence ATGGCTGAACTCGACGACATCATCCACCAGCCGCTGCGGCTGAAGATCATGGCGGCGCTGAACGCCCTGCCGGCGGCAGCGCCGGGGCTGGAATTCTCCCGGCTGAAGAAGCTGACGGGCGCCACCGACGGCAATCTCGGCGCCCATATCGAAACGCTTTCGAAGGCAGGTTACGTCGCGGTCGAAAAGGCCTTTGTCGGCAAGAAGCCGCAGACCACGGTCACCGCCACCGCGGCCGGCCGCGGCGCCTTCGCCCGCCATGTCGCGACGCTGCAGGAGATCATCGCGGCCTCGGCCCGGCAGGCTTGA
- the purD gene encoding phosphoribosylamine--glycine ligase codes for MHILLLGSGGREHALAWKIAASPLVTKLWCAPGNAGIAREAECVALDIADHAAVIGFCKQNAVALVVVGPETPLAAGIVDDLANAGIKAFGPSKEASQLEGSKGFTKALCTEFAIPTGAYGRFDNAADALAYVRKQGAPIVVKADGLAAGKGVVVAMTPAEAESAIAMMFDGAFGAAGAEVVIEEFLSGREVSFFALSDGDTAIALASAQDHKRVFDHDEGPNTGGMGAYSPTPFVTDEIHSQIMNRIILPTVAGMKARGTPFCGVLYAGVMLTAEGPKLFEYNVRFGDPECQVLMLRMMSDLVPAMLACCDGQLKHFDLRWFPEAALTVVMAAKGYPGDYAKGTRIKGLDDAANVEGAEIFHAGTVAMDGQILANGGRVLNVCATGKTVAEAQQRAYAAVDRIRWPEGFCRRDIGWQAVEREKQ; via the coding sequence ATGCACATCCTCCTGCTCGGTTCCGGCGGCCGCGAACACGCTCTGGCGTGGAAGATCGCGGCTTCCCCGCTGGTAACAAAACTCTGGTGCGCGCCGGGCAATGCCGGCATCGCGCGGGAAGCCGAATGCGTGGCGCTGGATATCGCCGACCACGCCGCGGTGATCGGGTTCTGCAAACAAAACGCGGTGGCGCTGGTCGTTGTCGGTCCGGAAACTCCGCTCGCCGCCGGGATCGTCGACGACCTCGCCAACGCCGGTATCAAGGCGTTCGGGCCGAGCAAGGAGGCCTCGCAGCTCGAGGGCTCCAAGGGATTTACAAAAGCGCTCTGCACCGAATTCGCTATTCCGACCGGCGCATATGGGCGCTTCGACAACGCCGCCGACGCATTGGCCTACGTCCGCAAGCAGGGCGCGCCGATCGTGGTCAAGGCCGATGGCCTTGCGGCGGGCAAGGGCGTGGTGGTCGCCATGACCCCAGCGGAAGCGGAATCCGCCATCGCCATGATGTTCGACGGCGCGTTCGGTGCCGCCGGCGCCGAAGTGGTGATCGAGGAATTTCTCAGCGGCCGCGAGGTCAGTTTCTTCGCGCTGTCCGACGGCGACACCGCGATCGCGCTCGCCTCCGCCCAGGACCACAAGCGCGTGTTCGATCACGATGAGGGACCGAACACCGGCGGCATGGGCGCCTATTCGCCGACGCCGTTCGTGACGGATGAAATCCACAGCCAGATCATGAATCGCATCATTCTTCCCACCGTCGCCGGCATGAAGGCGCGCGGCACGCCGTTCTGCGGCGTGCTCTATGCCGGCGTGATGCTGACGGCCGAGGGCCCAAAACTGTTCGAATACAATGTCCGCTTCGGCGATCCGGAATGCCAGGTGCTGATGCTGCGGATGATGTCGGACCTCGTGCCGGCGATGCTGGCCTGCTGCGACGGCCAGCTGAAGCATTTCGACCTGCGCTGGTTTCCGGAAGCAGCACTCACGGTGGTGATGGCGGCGAAAGGCTATCCCGGCGATTACGCCAAAGGCACTCGCATCAAGGGACTCGACGACGCCGCAAACGTCGAGGGCGCCGAGATCTTTCACGCCGGCACGGTCGCGATGGACGGGCAAATTCTCGCCAATGGCGGCCGCGTCCTGAACGTCTGCGCGACCGGCAAGACGGTCGCGGAAGCGCAGCAGCGCGCCTATGCGGCGGTCGACCGCATCCGCTGGCCGGAAGGCTTCTGCCGCCGCGACATCGGCTGGCAGGCGGTGGAGCGGGAGAAGCAATAG
- a CDS encoding SphA family protein, with protein MFFSQCALADEGGVSFWVPGFFGSLAAAPQQPGWSLANIYYHTSVSAGADVARAREFTLGRVPANATVNANLNLRLNATGDLGFVIPTYVFATPVLGGQASASLVSAYGVVSTTLAGQLAGSLTGPGGGSIPFMRSDSISDTTWGFGDLVPQFALRWNAGVNNYMTYITGDIPVGAYQSDRLSNLGIGHGAIDAGGGYTYFNPATGHEFSGVLGFTYNFKNTATQYQNGVDLHFDWGASQFLTKQVQVGLVGYAYKDIGCDSGSGDHVGCFQSQVFGIGPQFGYVFPLSETLQGYINLKGYAEFGGSDRPTGWNTWLTFAISPAAAPPPPTSRMITK; from the coding sequence ATGTTTTTTTCCCAGTGTGCGTTGGCCGATGAAGGCGGCGTGAGTTTCTGGGTGCCCGGTTTCTTTGGAAGCCTCGCAGCCGCTCCTCAGCAACCGGGTTGGTCGCTGGCTAATATCTATTATCATACCTCGGTCTCGGCCGGCGCCGACGTCGCGCGTGCGCGTGAATTCACGCTCGGCAGGGTTCCGGCCAACGCTACAGTAAACGCAAATCTGAATTTGAGGCTCAACGCCACCGGCGATCTTGGCTTTGTGATCCCGACCTATGTATTCGCAACGCCGGTGCTCGGCGGCCAGGCTTCCGCATCCCTTGTGAGTGCCTACGGTGTCGTAAGCACCACTCTGGCGGGCCAATTGGCGGGGAGCCTAACGGGACCGGGCGGCGGTAGCATCCCGTTCATGCGATCTGACAGTATCAGCGATACGACGTGGGGCTTTGGCGATCTGGTCCCACAATTCGCTTTGCGTTGGAATGCCGGCGTTAACAACTACATGACCTACATCACCGGCGACATACCTGTTGGAGCCTATCAATCCGACCGCTTGTCGAATTTAGGTATCGGGCACGGTGCGATCGACGCAGGCGGTGGCTACACTTATTTCAATCCGGCGACCGGCCACGAGTTCTCAGGTGTGCTTGGGTTTACCTATAACTTCAAAAATACTGCAACACAGTATCAGAATGGCGTCGACCTGCACTTCGATTGGGGCGCATCGCAATTCCTGACCAAGCAGGTTCAGGTGGGTCTGGTTGGCTACGCCTACAAAGACATCGGCTGCGACAGCGGCTCGGGCGATCACGTCGGGTGCTTCCAATCGCAGGTGTTCGGCATCGGGCCGCAGTTTGGCTACGTGTTCCCCCTTAGCGAGACCCTTCAAGGTTACATCAATCTCAAGGGCTACGCAGAATTTGGCGGCTCGGATCGGCCCACCGGCTGGAACACATGGCTGACATTTGCCATCTCACCCGCAGCAGCGCCTCCACCCCCCACAAGCCGGATGATTACGAAATAA
- a CDS encoding tetratricopeptide repeat protein, which yields MGVAGTFEDAIDANARGDYAKALRLIRPLANDGDAAAQFNLGLMYITGHGVQQDDAAAAFWFRKAADQGDAVAEFLLGNQYANGKGVPQDYSEAMIWFQRAAEQGHPLAKLCLGVM from the coding sequence GTGGGGGTTGCTGGCACGTTTGAGGATGCGATTGATGCGAATGCCAGAGGCGACTACGCAAAGGCTCTGCGTCTTATTCGTCCGCTGGCTAACGATGGCGACGCGGCAGCTCAGTTCAATCTCGGGTTAATGTATATCACTGGCCACGGCGTGCAGCAGGATGATGCTGCCGCAGCATTTTGGTTTCGGAAGGCTGCAGACCAAGGCGACGCCGTCGCCGAGTTTCTACTCGGCAACCAATACGCAAACGGCAAAGGCGTACCGCAGGACTACAGTGAGGCGATGATCTGGTTTCAGAGGGCTGCTGAGCAAGGCCATCCCCTCGCCAAGCTCTGTCTCGGGGTCATGTAG